In one Coccinella septempunctata chromosome 6, icCocSept1.1, whole genome shotgun sequence genomic region, the following are encoded:
- the LOC123315527 gene encoding uncharacterized protein LOC123315527: MIDSVEGFAEIQQNEYIYESPIKITENSISHRQETCSRATSLPKARLIGRTFGKGTPTAVFQVVGNTPLRMQLFTRCSMKGSINGLQKLSIPMSIESAPIDLVLISLSKSVTNACSTMWKSNDNDRSNLFSL; encoded by the exons ATGATTGATAGTGTCGAAGGCTTTGCTGAAATCCAGCAGAACGAGTACATCTATGAATCCCCGATCAAGATCACGGAAAATAGCATCAGTCACCGACAGGAGACATGTAGCCGTGCTACATCCCTTCCGAAAGCCAGACTGATAGGAAG GACCTTCGGCAAGGGAACCCCAACAGCAGTTTTCCAGGTGGTCGGAAATACACCTTTAAGAATGCAACTATTCACTAGGTGCAGTATGAAGGGATCAATAAATGGCCTACAAAAATTGAGCATCCCAATGTCTATAGAATCTGCACCCATTGACTTGGTCTTGATATCATTAAGCAAATCGGTAACCAATGCCTGCTCTACAATGTGGAAGTCAAACGACAATGACCGGTCAAACTTATTTTCATTATAG
- the LOC123315280 gene encoding uncharacterized protein LOC123315280: MKLSHLNARSLQPKLCEFRDIVHNSQYDIVGVTETWFVDGMGSDDVSVQGFRLYRSDRLGRGGGVCVYVREYLRCELVDLEVETESPVEYLWLKVHLSGYTIIVGFLYRPPDKKKRPSKLSPFIDDMNKMLSLVSPMGSYLFCLGDVNVDLLTGRGPVVDCFFSFGLDQIISEPTRITSRGGSLVDPIFVSCPSTMIKSSGVVNVDHISDHSLTFVEVKLLREKKVSRLIKYRDFSNFDNDVFLEDLQNKRWIEFLYESNIDNKVEIFNSFLLSVFNKHAPVVTRRVSRPKAPWITDFIRHLMGERDRALNRFKNFRSDDMWKEYKNLRNKVLFEIHLGRAYLENYLTQK; the protein is encoded by the exons ATGAAGTTGTCTCATTTGAATGCGAGATCTTTGCAGCCCAAGTTGTGTGAGTTCAGGGATATTGTACATAATTCTCAGTACGACATTGTGGGGGTGACTGAGACCTGGTTTGTTGATGGGATGGGATCAGACGATGTGTCGGTGCAGGGTTTTAGGCTATATCGCAGCGACAGGCTCGGGAGGGGTGGCGGAGTTTGTGTGTATGTCAGAGAATATTTGAGGTGTGAGTTGGTTGATTTGGAGGTGGAAACGGAGAGCCCCGTTGAGTACTTGTGGTTGAAGGTTCATCTGTCTGGCTATACAATCATCGTGGGATTTCTTTATCGACCACCTGATAAAAAGAAGCGACCATCTAAGTTGAGTCCTTTTATTGACGACATGAATAAGATGTTGAGTTTAGTTAGTCCTATGGGAAGTTATTTGTTTTGTTTGGGTGATGTCAATGTGGATCTGTTGACTGGTAGAGGCCCGGTTGTTGATTGTTTCTTTTCGTTTGGCCTTGATCAGATAATAAGTGAGCCTACTAGAATAACATCACGTGGAGGTTCGTTGGTGGATCCTATTTTTGTTAGTTGCCCGAGTACAATGATCAAGTCTTCCGGTGTTGTTAACGTGGATCACATAAGTGATCATAGTCTTACATTTGTTGAGGTAAAACTTCTGAGAGAGAAAAAAGTTTCCAGGTTAATTAAATACAGGGACTTCTCCAATTTCGATAATGATGTGTTTCTCGAGGACCTACAAAATAAGAGGTGGATTGAgtttttgtacgagtcgaatATTGATAATAAGGTAGAAATTTTCAACAGCTTTTTACTGAGCGTATTTAATAAGCATGCTCCTGTTGTGACTAGAAGGGTTTCTCGTCCTAAGGCTCCGTGGATTACTGACTTTATAAGACATCTGATGGGAGAACGTGATCGCGCCTTGAACAGGTTTAAGAACTTCCGGAGCGATGACATGTGGAAGGAATATAAGAACTTGAGAAATAAGGTCCTTTTTGAGATTC ATTTAGGTCGGGCTTATCTGGAGAATTATCTGACCCAGAAgtaa